The following DNA comes from Papaver somniferum cultivar HN1 chromosome 4, ASM357369v1, whole genome shotgun sequence.
ttcctCCACAGTACATTCTAAAGAGGTGGTCAAAAGATGCCAAGAGTGGAACCGTGAGGGATCGAGAGGGAAACCAAATGCAAGCTGATTCTAGCTCACTAATATCTTTACGTTACAATGAGCTTCTTCAGAAGGCTATTAATATTGCGACTAAGGGTTCACTTAATGAAGAGTCTCATTTAGTGGCCAGTCGTGCACTGGACAATGCCTATTAGAAGTTGAATCTGCTACAAAAGCAACTCAAGGAGGCAGCAGCGATGATTTCCACACATCTCTAGCAACTCAGTCCCACTCTGGAGAGAGAGTTTTTGTGGGAGAAGGAGGTGACAAAAGTATAATGTTCACCGCTAGGCAAATTATTGGTGATCTAGATATTGGACAAAAAAGGAGAAAAACACGAAATAGTTTTGTTGATTTAAGCCATGAGCTCAGCATGGATAATCTGCACCATCAACAaggtaaaaataaataatattactGTCTTAGCCTTTATTTTTTCGAACACTGTTGTCTGATGTACATTGTTTTTTGTTGATCGAAGGACAAAATCATAGGCTACCAGATGGACTGAAGAGAAATGACCCACCTATTCATCCAAGTCTGCAGATAGTTTCCACACCAAATTCCGCTCACCTTCCGTATACTCCAGTTAGCTTCTCAGAATCGACACAATTTATCTATCCAATTATACGTCCTAATTTACAGTATATCTCAAGTTCGTACACACAGGTACGAGTTAATGAGCTCTTATGTTGTTTATTTCAAGGCACTGTGAGATTAGGCTTTCTAACTCTAGGAATTGATCATGTTCATAACACAGGGGTCCAGTGGTCTTGGGATGGAACCCTGTCCATTTATCACTCATGGCGCCCCAGAGGTGAGCTTTTGTGGCGAATTGTTTACGTTCTTATATATGTTAAGGAAATTTTGCACATTATCTTAGGTATGTTCGAATTTTGTACAAGGATATTATATTTCGAGTAAGCCTCATAACTTAGGAAGTACGTACTCAAAACCAACAACTGCAAACACTGGTTTCAAGCCTCACCAGGTAATAAAAGTGAAATTTCGTAATGCTCTAATGCTGAatacacatgtttttttttttggaatgtttAGACTATGGCATCTTAATATTTTTATGACAATAATTTCTGAATAGTTGTAGCCTTTTTTGGATCAATTGATGTCTATGCAGGTCTCGACGTTTTTTGTGCGCACTGACAAGACACTAGCCTTTTTTTAGATCAATTGATGGTCGATTAGGTTGAACTAATATCAAGAACATGTTCTCAAAAATTGCTCACGGTTTGTGGAAGTAAGGCTTTTACATGGttatattcctttaaaattaaaaactaaatcgTACCATGCTCTCTCTTAACGTTTATTTTCTTATGTTATGACATGTTAACTCTTGAAGACCTTGAACGCATTGGGATATGACCTTGTTTCCAGTGGTACTGAGAACCATCTGCGAGTCTTGGTCAATCTGAAAAACAAGGTTAGTAGGAATAACGTTCCACTTTAAATGGCATATTCCATATGcaagtgtaactcttagttacactagttatatgcatgtgtaactgaaagttacacaagccagatgcatgtgtatctcctagttacacatgttatatgcatgtgtaactctcagttacacaattcagatgcatgtgtaactgctagctacactagtcagatgcttgtgaaactgaaatatacattgttgtatgtactgttcattttaatcgtataaatattgattgcttgttgttatatttcaggtttcagataacttcataaaatataattgcttaaacgtggtaatggtctcgctggaactggagttgacgctgaatacacaagtcagatgcatgtgtaactctcagttacactagatagacacatgtaactctcaattacactaaacagatgcgtgtaaTTGTCGATAAATTACACTGGTGATATCAGAATTGATAAATTGAATGAGAACTGCTTCATTGGTTAGTTTGTTTATCCAAGTGGCTATAGATGAAACAACAAAAAACActcttgaatcacaaaagagtttgattgctcaattgttgtacttttctgagaaattagaaagctctgattcaTCCTTATCACCAGGCTCATATGTGTTGACATATATGAAAGAAAGCAGTGCTGAGAAGTAGAAGTCAACTGATAAACCCTGTATTGTcactttggttttggttttcactttgaaaattttaggGATCTTGTATTGTCTGGTACTGACTACTGTGCTGCAATTTTCAGGGTGATGAATTGTTTCATAAGAAGCATGGGATTCATATATCTGGGAATAGTGTGTCGTTGCCACCTCAGAGGTAAAAGCTCAACCCTGTTGActtaatcatttgtccttcatatgagatgataattcttgaaaaccacattttagatctcaattacatgcctcaaacaatgtataataatgatgcATTATCTCCAGATTACAGAATGGTAGGATAATACTGATTATTAGACTGAttagatacatgtgtaactcttagttacacaagtgagatgcatgtgtaactaatagttacacatgctaattagatgtgtagataccagttacacatgcaaattagatgtgtagtttctacttagatgtgtaacttttacttacacatactgattttgggtacacatatcaatatgtatgtgtaactcctagttacactagtcatatgcatgtgtaactgctagctacactatccatatgaatgtgtatctcctagttacacatgttatatgcatgtgtaactctcagttacacaattcagatgcatgtgtaaccgctagctacactagtcagatgcttgtgaaactgaaatatacattgttttatgtactattcattttaatcgtataaatactgattgcttgttgttatatttcaggttttagataacttcataaaagctaattgcttaaacgtggtaatggtctcgctggaactggagttgacgctgaatacacaagtcagatgcatgtgtaactctcagttacactagatagacacatatgtaactctcaattacactaaacagatgcgtgtgtaacttctagttacacatgctaagaaattattgtaaatgaatattaaagtaataacttttttttttgtgttttttttttgatgtctatttatttgcatatatatacaagtgtaactttgcattacacatatcataaggatgtgtaacttctggttacacatgccatatgcatgtgtaacttctgtttacaccttcgcactgtattttaataatttcgggcctagatttaataattttgggcctagatttaaattttatttaattatgggcttgacaatatgcataaggatatcaaggtcttttaaaaactcggggcctagatttaaactttttttaattaagggcctcatattatgggttatccatggattgggcctgagcctaatttccccttttgGTTATTGGTTATTGTATGGCTAACCtttccataaaaaaaagaaaaaaaggaactcTTTGCCGATGAATCTCTTTTCATCtcatattaaaggaaaaaaaacaatgTCCCTCGGAATACACCATCCTAGCCGCTGTTTGAAATGGTCGATGATTGATTATTTAAGGTCAGTTTTTCTCTCACCCGTGGGTGAACAAAATCTGACTCGAGTTCAGATCTTCATTCATAGTTCCAACGTAagagctttcttcttctttctcgctTCCCCCATTCTAATCAGATCCACCCGAAGATAAACTTTAAACCTCATCTCCGATCAGAAATTTTCATTTTCAGAAAGCCATTAACACCAGGTCTGACTCAATCTCTCTCTCTTAACCTTTCAAGTTCCATTTAATGAACCTTATTGTTTATAAGTTAGGGTTTTCATAAATTAAGGTTTCTCATAGATCTCAAGAATCTTCATTAATACTCTAACGAAAAACATTCTTAATTTTGACTCACGTTTCTTGATTTTGACTTACGTTTCATGATTTTGACCCAATTTTGATTTCCAGGTTTTTGTTTGAGAGAGAGATACAATGGCTACGATGGATGAGCCACTGTATCCAATAGCAATATTGATAGATGAGTTAAAAAACGAAGATATTCAGCTTAGGTTAAACTCGATACGTAGGCTATCAACGATTGCACGGGCATTAGGCGAAGAAAGAACAAGAAAAGAATTGATACCGTTTCTTAGTGAAAAtaatgatgacgatgatgaagtGTTACTTGCAATGGCTGAAGAATTGGGTGTTTTTATACCGTATGTTGGTGGTATTGATTATGCAAATGTGCTGTTGCCACCATTGGAGACACTTTGTACTGTTGAAGAAACTTGTGTTAGGGACAAAGCTGTTGAGTCGTTATGTCGAATTggtgctcaaatgaaggagtctgATTTGGTCGATTTATTCGTTCCTCTTGTCAAGGTAAATTTTTCGATTTTTTGTTGAGTTTATGTTATGTTTTAAGTGGACTTGTCTATATCATTTGGTAATAGTAGAATAGAGAACAGAACACGAAACTTAGTATAGAAAACTCTTGGAAGGAGATAGTAATGGAAGGTCTGAAGTAGTAGTAAGCCAAAGGAATTAAGTACCGTTGTGCTATCTCAGCTCTATAAGATTTTGTTGCATGGAAGAGACTTCTTTTGCCtcttgaggaagaagaaaaagaagtgctCCATTGTTGGCCGAAATGTCATTGGTTTAACCCTGAAAACCAATGTCATTCTTGTAATGGGTGTAGAATAAGTGTTTATCTGAGTTTCTTGTTTAAAAGGCCTGTTGTTTGAGCCGTTTGCACAACCATGTTTTTTTGCTCACCTATCTTTTTCAAGCGATAATCATGGCTTTAATAATATCTTAAATATTCGGTCATGTAGATCATTTGAAGTTTGTTAGTTCATATTGGAGAGGCTCTCAGTATGGCTTATGTTTTAAATGGTGACCTTGCTTCATTTATGATGTCACAGTTTAATGTTTTTCATCAAACACATAGGTTATTTATCAAATCCCTCAATGACTTCTGTTTGAACTGATTATAATTTCTTACCTCAGAGACTGGCAGCTGGTGAGTGGTTTACAGCTAGGGTTTCATCATGTGGACTGTTTCACATTGCTTATCCAAGTGCCCCAGAGGTTATGAAGACAGAACTGAGGACTATATACAGTCAGCTGTGTCAGGATGACATGCCTATGGTGCGAAGATCTGCCGCATCAAACTTGGGAAAGTTTGCTGCTACTGTTGAATCTGCCCATCTGAAGACAGATATCATGTCGATTTTCGATGATCTGACTCAGGATGGTATGTTAATTTGTGCTATACATTGTAAGGTGTGATTTTATATTATATTGGTAAAGCAGAAAGTAACAAGGATTTGCTATACAACAACCCTTTTATAGATCAAGATTCTGTTCGGTTATTGGCTGTGGAGGGTTGTGCAGCACTTGGAAAGTTGTTGGAAGCGCAAGACTGTGTGACACATATTCTCCCCGTCGTCGTGAATTTCTCACAGGTAAACCCATCTGATGCAACTGATTCTATCGTGCTCCTTCAGTCTTGGGGCATCTTCTTGTATTCAGTTTTGCTGGGAAAAAATATATATCCCTCAATTTCCAACTTCCAGGACATCTGCGAAAAACTGCTTCTGAATGTGTATTGTTGTATACTTAACTTTTGTCACATCCGAGGGTTTAATACGTTATTTAGATATTGTTGATAGTATTATAGTTTATTATgcctcttattttcttcttttcccgAGTAGGATAAATCTTGGCGTGTTCGTTACATGGTGGCAAATCAATTGTACGAGCTTTGTGAAGCTATGGGACCTGAGCCTACCAGGTATATGAAAGTGACTCACTGTGTTGACGGTTCTTCAAACTTAGCCAGTTCAAAGTTTTCGCAAAATGCTAATGGCCCTTCTTTCATAAATGCGGTCATGCACATTTTGGCACATTAGAAGTTTAAGTACTTCCATATAGTGATTTTCCTCTTTACTATTCACCATATATCTTGACTTGTGGTAAATGTGATATTTCAAGGGTGGACTTGGTTCCTGCATACGTGCGTCTGCTTCGAGATAATGAGGCAGAAGTACGAATAGCAGCTGCTGGAAAAGTAACCAAGTTTTGCAGAATCTTGAACCCACAACTTGCAATTCAGCACATTCTTCCCTGTGTGAAGGTACGCTTGCTTCGTTAATGTTCCAGGTCTCGTTAATGGCATGTGGTGTACTGGTGGTGCTTTCATATGTTTTCTCATAACTCATCACAAGTTGATATTACTTTTTGCAGGAGTTGTCTACAGACTCTTCCCAGCATGTGCGCTCTGCCTTGGCCTCAGTGATAATGGGAATGGCACCAGTCTTGGGAAAGGTGAGAAGTAAATACACAAAACATATCGTAGTTATTCATCTTCTAGAGCTTGTCTACGACCGGCACATGGAACGGACATCGATTTTGTATAGAGCCTATAATTAAACCAAATTGGTGCAAAGGCCCATATGGATTCAATGTGTTTGGTCTGTTGACGAAGCTGCTATTCTACTGCTTCTTTGGGTGCCAGTAGTGCAGATTCTAATAAATATCTGTGTCAAAATTTTCAGGATGCAACAATTGAGCAACTTTTACCTATATTTCTTTCTCTACTGAAAGACGAATTCCCTGATGTTAGGCTCAATATCATCAGCAAGCTTGACCAAGTGAACCAGGTTTGTACTGCATTTACGAAAGAAATCTTTAAACTAGTCTCGATCTGGAGTGTGCTCTTAGACTTGAGAGAGTTTTTTGTTATAGCATTTAGTTGCTAATCAACCGTCAACAGTGCTTAGCTTTTGCATCAAAAGAACTCAGTTATAGGCAAGAAATGGCATTTTATTCACTTGCTATTTTGCTTGTCTTGTCTTTGCAGGTGATTGGAATTGATCTATTATCACAATCGTTGTTACCTGCTATTGTTGAGCTAGCGGAGGATAGACATTGGAGAGTCAGACTTGCAATAATAGAGTACATACCTCTATTGGCAAGCCAATTGGGTGTTGGATTCTTTGATGACAAGCTAGGTGCTCTATGCATGCAGTGGCTGGAAGACAAGGTTAGCTTAGTTCATTTCGAGAATAAACAACTAACACATGCAGTACAAATGAAAATAATCTAGTGCCTATATACCTGTTGCAGGTGTATTCTATCCGAGATGCTGCTGCTAATAACTTGAAGCGCCTTGCAGAAGAATTCGGCCCTGAATGGGCAATGCAGCACATAGTTCCACAGGTTTGATCTTAATCCTTGATATATGTTTCTTACTTAGTTTAGTATGAACAAGCCAGGCAAACAAATTTTGTTTAAAGTTATTGTGTTCGATTTTCACCCCTATCGGTTGCTAATAAATTGGTAAAACATCGAAGAAGTGTTTTGATGTCCTGTGGGTAATTATAGTGCTATCAGACCACTCATTTACATGTATGTGTTTGTTTCCTCCTTGCTCTTCTTCATGTCTTAATGAGTTTGATTCTTTACAGGTACTCGAGATGATTAATAACCCACACTATTTGTACCGGATGACTATTTTACAAGCAATTTCTCTGCTAGCCCCTGTCATGGGGTCAGAAATTACATGCTCAAAGCTGCTTCCTATTGCAATCAATGCATCAAAAGATAGGTAAGCTATTAATTATGAGATAGAACAGTGGTTTAAGAACGCCTTTGCCTGTTGCCCTGCTCCTGGTCACAATATCAGATGAATGTTGACTCACATTTTGCGTGGACaattttcttgaatatttctgACAATGTCAAACTTCACAGAGTACCAAACATCAAATTCAATGTTGCGAAGGTTTTGCAGTCGCTCATTCCCATAGTTGATCAATCTGTACGTACACATAATTTTTATGTTGTTTATGAGATGGTAGTATTATTATCGAATCGTTTTCCTATTGTTTATGCGACGGTGGTAT
Coding sequences within:
- the LOC113275610 gene encoding serine/threonine-protein phosphatase 2A 65 kDa regulatory subunit A beta isoform-like, translated to MATMDEPLYPIAILIDELKNEDIQLRLNSIRRLSTIARALGEERTRKELIPFLSENNDDDDEVLLAMAEELGVFIPYVGGIDYANVLLPPLETLCTVEETCVRDKAVESLCRIGAQMKESDLVDLFVPLVKRLAAGEWFTARVSSCGLFHIAYPSAPEVMKTELRTIYSQLCQDDMPMVRRSAASNLGKFAATVESAHLKTDIMSIFDDLTQDDQDSVRLLAVEGCAALGKLLEAQDCVTHILPVVVNFSQDKSWRVRYMVANQLYELCEAMGPEPTRVDLVPAYVRLLRDNEAEVRIAAAGKVTKFCRILNPQLAIQHILPCVKELSTDSSQHVRSALASVIMGMAPVLGKDATIEQLLPIFLSLLKDEFPDVRLNIISKLDQVNQVIGIDLLSQSLLPAIVELAEDRHWRVRLAIIEYIPLLASQLGVGFFDDKLGALCMQWLEDKVYSIRDAAANNLKRLAEEFGPEWAMQHIVPQVLEMINNPHYLYRMTILQAISLLAPVMGSEITCSKLLPIAINASKDRVPNIKFNVAKVLQSLIPIVDQSVVEQTIRPCLVELSEDPDVDVRFFASQALQASDQVMMSN